One Phycisphaerae bacterium RAS2 DNA window includes the following coding sequences:
- the rpsP gene encoding 30S ribosomal protein S16, which translates to MAVMIRMVRMGRRNRAFFRVRASDRRAAAGGRFLEELGYVDPIEKDPAKAVSLKKDRIEYWLSRGAQPSATVRSLLKKQGIGTSAKA; encoded by the coding sequence ATGGCAGTCATGATCAGAATGGTACGGATGGGTCGTCGCAACCGAGCGTTTTTCCGCGTGCGCGCGTCGGATCGCCGCGCCGCGGCGGGCGGGCGATTCCTCGAAGAGCTGGGTTACGTCGATCCCATTGAGAAGGATCCGGCCAAGGCCGTGAGCCTCAAGAAGGATCGCATTGAGTACTGGTTGAGCCGCGGGGCGCAGCCGAGCGCCACGGTGCGCAGCCTGTTGAAGAAGCAGGGCATCGGCACGAGCGCGAAGGCCTGA
- a CDS encoding Polyketide cyclase / dehydrase and lipid transport produces MPGPLQTYCLVRRQRLALPIGNVFSFFSDPHNLDLLTPPYMHFRIESQSPDHMAIGTRLLYTIRWRGLPMRWLTEIVEWEPGRRFVDQQIRGPYRRWHHTHTFEPDGDGTIMEDIVEYALPLGPIGRLAHALMVRRDVHQIFDYRAQRIAEWAGGAPLAN; encoded by the coding sequence ATGCCCGGACCGCTGCAAACTTATTGCCTTGTTCGCCGACAGCGCCTGGCGTTGCCGATTGGGAACGTTTTTTCCTTTTTCTCCGATCCGCACAACCTCGATCTTTTGACCCCGCCGTACATGCACTTTCGTATCGAATCGCAGTCGCCCGATCACATGGCGATTGGCACGCGGCTTCTGTACACCATCCGGTGGCGCGGGCTGCCGATGCGATGGTTGACCGAGATTGTCGAATGGGAACCGGGCCGAAGATTCGTGGATCAGCAAATACGCGGCCCCTATCGCCGCTGGCATCACACCCATACCTTCGAGCCGGACGGCGACGGCACGATCATGGAGGACATCGTTGAGTATGCGCTGCCCCTCGGACCGATCGGCCGGCTGGCGCACGCGTTGATGGTGCGCCGTGACGTGCATCAGATATTCGATTATCGAGCACAGCGCATCGCCGAGTGGGCGGGCGGCGCGCCTCTGGCCAATTGA
- the rplS gene encoding 50S ribosomal protein L19 encodes MRNRIIEAIEQEHYRKDVPKFEIGDTVSVGVRIIEGTKERIQPFIGTVIAVHGKGMNQTFTVRRIVANEGVERVFPIQSPRVVGVEVIRHGKVRRGKLFYLRDRVGKSRKLRERRMGADEAGDSGESAPAGAASRGRSAEAAVATV; translated from the coding sequence ATGCGGAACCGAATCATCGAAGCCATTGAGCAGGAACACTATCGCAAAGACGTGCCCAAGTTCGAAATCGGCGACACGGTCAGCGTCGGCGTCCGGATCATCGAAGGGACCAAGGAGCGCATCCAGCCGTTCATCGGCACGGTGATCGCGGTCCATGGCAAGGGCATGAACCAGACGTTCACTGTCCGGCGCATCGTCGCGAACGAAGGCGTGGAGCGCGTCTTCCCGATTCAGTCGCCGCGCGTCGTGGGCGTCGAAGTCATCCGCCACGGCAAGGTCCGCCGCGGCAAGCTCTTCTATCTGCGCGATCGCGTCGGCAAGTCGCGGAAGCTGCGCGAACGACGCATGGGCGCCGACGAGGCCGGCGACTCCGGCGAGTCTGCTCCTGCCGGCGCCGCGTCGCGCGGCCGCTCGGCCGAAGCCGCCGTTGCCACGGTCTAA
- the bamB_1 gene encoding Outer membrane protein assembly factor BamB precursor, with amino-acid sequence MRGIERESCRSARAVVVILLMVVIGAGAPAGNAEDRDNWPQWRGPHRDSIITGGSAWPKDLKNLSRQWRVALGPGYGGPIVWGDQVFTVETLSAKDEVVRSLNRSDGRERWRASWAGAMRVPFFARRNGDWIRATPACDGESLYVAGMRDVLVCLNTQDGTERWRVDFPAKLETPLPSFGFVSSPLVIGEFVYVQAGGAFIKLKKTTGEILWRTLDDGGGMSSSFSSPIEATLHGERQLVVQMREELAGVDPHDGAVLWKQTVPSYRGMNILTPTVFGNGLFTSTHKNKTFFYNIGRSEGGFEASQAWTLPGQGYMSSPVVIDGHAYLHLGNGRLCCIDLRSGKQTWRSRPFGQYWSMIARGDRILALDERGELLLIAANPREFQLLDRREVGEGESWAHLAICDDQVFVRDLTGISVFRWK; translated from the coding sequence ATGAGAGGAATCGAACGAGAATCGTGCAGAAGCGCTCGGGCTGTTGTGGTGATCCTGCTCATGGTCGTGATCGGTGCGGGCGCACCGGCGGGGAACGCCGAGGATCGGGACAACTGGCCCCAATGGCGTGGTCCCCATCGCGACTCGATCATCACGGGCGGTTCGGCGTGGCCCAAGGACTTAAAGAATCTCTCGCGCCAGTGGCGCGTGGCGTTGGGTCCGGGTTACGGCGGTCCGATTGTCTGGGGGGACCAGGTTTTCACGGTGGAGACTCTCTCGGCGAAGGACGAAGTGGTTCGATCGCTGAATCGCTCGGATGGACGGGAGCGGTGGCGGGCGTCGTGGGCGGGGGCCATGCGCGTTCCCTTTTTTGCGAGGCGCAACGGAGACTGGATCCGAGCGACGCCGGCTTGTGATGGTGAGTCGCTGTACGTCGCGGGGATGCGCGATGTGCTAGTTTGTCTTAATACGCAGGATGGGACGGAGCGCTGGCGGGTGGATTTTCCGGCGAAACTGGAAACGCCGCTGCCCTCGTTTGGATTTGTATCTTCGCCGCTGGTCATTGGGGAATTTGTTTACGTTCAGGCAGGCGGCGCGTTCATCAAGCTCAAAAAGACAACGGGGGAGATTCTCTGGCGAACCCTGGACGACGGCGGCGGCATGAGCAGCTCGTTTTCATCGCCGATCGAGGCGACGCTGCATGGCGAGAGGCAGCTTGTCGTTCAGATGCGCGAGGAACTGGCCGGGGTTGATCCGCATGACGGGGCCGTGCTGTGGAAGCAAACGGTCCCGTCGTATCGCGGCATGAACATCCTGACGCCAACCGTCTTCGGCAACGGGTTGTTTACCAGCACCCACAAGAACAAGACATTCTTCTATAACATAGGCCGATCGGAAGGTGGCTTCGAGGCCTCGCAGGCCTGGACGCTGCCCGGTCAGGGGTACATGTCTTCTCCCGTGGTCATCGATGGCCACGCCTATCTGCACCTCGGGAACGGTCGGCTTTGCTGCATCGATTTGAGATCCGGCAAGCAAACCTGGCGCTCGCGACCCTTTGGACAGTATTGGAGCATGATCGCCCGCGGGGATCGGATTCTCGCGCTGGATGAACGCGGCGAACTCCTGCTCATTGCGGCGAATCCTCGCGAGTTCCAACTCCTGGATCGGCGGGAAGTGGGCGAGGGAGAATCGTGGGCGCATCTGGCGATTTGTGATGATCAGGTTTTCGTGCGCGATCTCACGGGGATTTCAGTCTTCCGGTGGAAGTAG
- the adeC gene encoding Adenine deaminase produces the protein MSDNAKLRNLIDVAAGRTPPDLVLKNGRIVNVASHEVHEGDVAIVGDRIASIGPCDGPNKIDLKGAFVCPGFIDAHVHIESSLLSVPEFARVVAAHGTTSVVADPHEFANVMGTEGISFVLRSAKYAPIDIYVMLSSCVPASPLESAGATLTAEDLEPYLANPWVLGLAEMMNYPGVIAAQDDVLAKIAMARHRVVDGHAPGVTGSDLGAYAASGIMSDHECIRADEAADKLRQGLSIMIREGSQTRNLRALLPLVTPATADRFMFCTDDKDVRDLLEEGQIDYMIRTAIAMGMDPILAIRLATLSTARYFGLRDLGAVLPGRQANITVLEDLKDCRVSHVFHRGQLVAEGGQCVAPRNEAALKIPLRSSVNVAYIHLEDFAVPAPPGATTENPPRIHLIHVLENRIDTERSIEKASVYNGQLVADPARDLAKMVVIERHRASGEIGRAFVRGFGLRSGAIASTVAHDAHNLIVVGVDDADMLTAAVRLVKLHGGLVVVEAGKVLAEVPLPVAGLVSTERAEIAADQLRALAAAAKHLGCKLDQPFMALSFLSLSVIGKLKLTNQGLIDVEKFAAIPLTA, from the coding sequence ATGTCCGATAACGCCAAGCTTCGTAACCTTATTGACGTCGCCGCGGGTCGCACCCCTCCCGACCTGGTTCTCAAGAACGGCCGCATCGTCAACGTCGCTTCTCACGAAGTTCACGAAGGCGACGTAGCCATCGTCGGCGATCGAATCGCCTCGATCGGACCGTGCGACGGACCGAACAAAATCGACCTGAAGGGTGCGTTCGTCTGCCCCGGGTTTATCGACGCCCACGTACACATCGAATCGTCGCTGCTGTCGGTGCCCGAGTTCGCGCGCGTCGTCGCGGCGCACGGGACCACGTCGGTCGTCGCCGATCCGCACGAATTCGCCAACGTCATGGGAACCGAAGGCATCTCGTTTGTGCTTCGCTCGGCGAAGTACGCCCCGATTGATATCTACGTCATGCTAAGTTCGTGCGTGCCGGCCAGCCCGCTCGAGTCGGCAGGCGCGACGCTGACAGCCGAGGACCTTGAGCCGTATCTGGCGAACCCGTGGGTGCTGGGCCTGGCCGAAATGATGAACTATCCCGGCGTCATCGCCGCGCAAGACGACGTGCTGGCGAAGATCGCCATGGCGCGGCATCGCGTGGTGGACGGCCACGCGCCGGGGGTCACGGGGAGCGATCTCGGTGCGTACGCGGCTTCGGGCATCATGAGCGATCACGAGTGTATTCGTGCCGACGAGGCGGCCGACAAACTGCGGCAGGGCCTGTCGATCATGATTCGCGAGGGTTCCCAGACGCGAAACCTGCGGGCGCTGCTGCCGCTGGTGACGCCTGCGACGGCCGACCGGTTCATGTTCTGCACGGATGACAAAGACGTGCGCGACCTGCTGGAAGAGGGGCAGATTGACTACATGATTCGCACGGCGATCGCGATGGGGATGGACCCGATTCTGGCGATTCGACTGGCGACGCTGTCGACGGCGCGGTACTTCGGACTGCGCGACTTGGGGGCCGTGCTGCCGGGTCGGCAGGCGAACATCACGGTGCTGGAGGATCTGAAGGACTGCCGCGTGTCGCATGTGTTCCATCGGGGGCAGTTGGTGGCCGAGGGCGGGCAGTGCGTCGCCCCGCGCAACGAAGCCGCGTTGAAGATTCCGCTGCGCAGCTCGGTCAACGTGGCGTACATCCACCTGGAGGATTTCGCAGTGCCCGCGCCGCCGGGCGCGACGACGGAGAACCCGCCGCGGATTCACCTGATCCACGTGCTGGAGAATCGCATCGACACGGAGCGGTCGATTGAGAAGGCGAGCGTCTATAACGGGCAGCTCGTGGCCGATCCGGCGCGGGACCTTGCGAAGATGGTGGTGATCGAGCGGCACCGGGCCAGCGGAGAGATCGGGCGGGCGTTCGTGCGCGGCTTCGGCCTGCGCAGTGGGGCCATTGCCTCGACCGTGGCGCACGACGCCCACAATCTGATCGTCGTCGGAGTCGATGACGCCGACATGCTGACGGCGGCCGTGCGACTGGTGAAACTGCACGGCGGGCTGGTTGTGGTCGAGGCGGGAAAGGTGCTTGCGGAAGTGCCGCTGCCGGTGGCGGGACTGGTCAGCACCGAACGTGCCGAGATCGCGGCCGATCAACTGCGGGCACTGGCCGCGGCGGCGAAGCACCTGGGCTGCAAGCTGGATCAGCCGTTCATGGCGCTGTCATTTTTGAGTTTGTCGGTGATTGGGAAATTAAAGCTGACGAATCAGGGGTTGATCGACGTGGAGAAGTTCGCGGCGATTCCACTCACGGCCTGA
- the pleD_1 gene encoding Response regulator PleD, whose protein sequence is MTPGDTRPATILIVDDNAQNLELLEAYLEELPSARVLTATSGQDALAKVASDKPDLMLLDIMMPKMSGFEVCKKIKADPATKDIPVILVTALHEMGDQERGVEMGADDFLTKPVNRVDLIARIQAQLAKRFSGPVN, encoded by the coding sequence GTGACTCCTGGCGACACGCGACCGGCGACGATTCTCATCGTCGATGACAACGCGCAGAACCTTGAACTGCTCGAGGCCTATCTGGAAGAGCTGCCCAGCGCGCGTGTTCTGACCGCGACGAGCGGGCAGGACGCGCTGGCGAAGGTCGCGTCCGACAAGCCCGACCTGATGCTGCTGGACATCATGATGCCGAAGATGAGCGGCTTTGAAGTCTGCAAAAAGATCAAGGCCGACCCGGCGACGAAGGACATTCCGGTCATTCTCGTGACCGCGCTGCATGAAATGGGGGACCAGGAACGCGGCGTGGAAATGGGAGCGGATGATTTCCTGACCAAGCCGGTCAACCGCGTTGATCTCATCGCGCGGATTCAGGCCCAGCTGGCAAAGCGCTTTAGTGGCCCGGTGAATTAG
- a CDS encoding FG-GAP repeat protein: protein MRRPNRFPVLSLIATCVLISSGCTELYLIFGPGGPYPPGGSNNRPGGSTTQPSAIPGPLFASRQIDPALESTAGARVIVAADMNGDGLTDFVSGSAENQPVQIHLRDNAVTLDFTTFSIAGGAPISTMYDLAIDDFDQDGRLDIAVLVNDTGFVPVTGAMKRGAVVILFAPVNAADALLWQATTITSTFFLPGDADGVTDFAVGDFDGVAGPDIVLGSNEQLATPPDLNPIYLYANPGGANARSGNAWVQVQIGADVPQFKQLEAADIDADGDLDIVATYPFAKSFNIRWLRNPLIEGGTAAVLAGNWITRTVGEQRILQQPGDEQVPGADFVSVGDVDGDGDLDVVSVFAQLDLIQWFENPGPSVGLQTFPWNVYNLGTFKTDVSVTALQLVDLNLDGRLDCFAGASGSMVGYQPGLDPRDFWTPFTILGTNPPATIGRCAFADIDGNGLLDIAAPLDRDGVTQDQFLLLTRLTP, encoded by the coding sequence ATGCGCCGCCCGAATCGGTTCCCGGTCCTCTCGCTCATTGCGACATGTGTATTGATCAGCAGCGGCTGCACCGAGCTGTACCTGATCTTCGGCCCCGGCGGGCCGTATCCACCCGGCGGCTCCAACAATCGCCCCGGTGGATCGACCACGCAGCCGTCGGCCATCCCCGGCCCGCTCTTCGCTTCGCGCCAGATCGACCCGGCCCTGGAAAGCACCGCCGGCGCCCGCGTCATCGTCGCCGCCGACATGAACGGCGACGGCCTGACCGACTTTGTCTCCGGCTCGGCCGAGAACCAACCCGTGCAAATCCACCTGCGCGACAACGCCGTCACGCTCGATTTCACGACCTTCTCCATCGCGGGCGGCGCGCCGATCTCCACCATGTACGATCTCGCCATCGACGACTTCGATCAGGACGGCCGGCTTGATATTGCCGTGCTGGTGAACGACACAGGCTTCGTGCCCGTGACGGGCGCGATGAAGCGCGGCGCGGTGGTAATCCTGTTCGCACCGGTGAACGCGGCCGACGCGCTGCTCTGGCAGGCGACGACGATCACGAGCACGTTCTTTCTTCCGGGCGATGCCGACGGCGTGACGGATTTTGCCGTGGGTGATTTCGACGGGGTTGCCGGGCCGGACATCGTGCTTGGCTCGAACGAGCAACTGGCGACGCCGCCGGACCTGAACCCGATCTACCTGTACGCGAACCCCGGCGGGGCCAACGCGCGCAGCGGCAACGCCTGGGTGCAGGTGCAGATCGGCGCCGACGTGCCGCAGTTCAAACAGCTTGAGGCGGCCGACATCGACGCCGACGGCGATCTGGATATCGTCGCGACGTATCCCTTCGCCAAGAGCTTCAACATCCGCTGGCTGCGCAACCCGTTGATCGAGGGCGGCACGGCGGCTGTGCTGGCCGGCAACTGGATCACGCGCACCGTCGGCGAGCAGCGCATCCTGCAGCAGCCGGGCGACGAGCAGGTTCCGGGGGCGGACTTCGTCTCGGTCGGTGATGTCGACGGCGACGGCGATCTCGACGTGGTCAGCGTCTTCGCGCAACTTGATCTCATCCAATGGTTCGAGAATCCCGGCCCGTCGGTGGGCCTGCAGACCTTTCCGTGGAACGTGTACAACCTCGGCACGTTCAAGACGGATGTCTCCGTTACCGCGCTGCAACTGGTCGATCTGAATCTCGATGGGCGGCTGGATTGCTTCGCCGGCGCCAGCGGCAGCATGGTCGGCTACCAGCCGGGCCTGGACCCGCGCGATTTCTGGACGCCGTTCACGATCCTCGGCACCAACCCCCCGGCGACAATCGGCCGCTGCGCCTTTGCCGACATCGACGGCAACGGCCTGCTGGACATCGCCGCGCCGCTGGACCGCGACGGCGTGACGCAGGATCAGTTTCTGCTCCTGACGCGCCTGACGCCGTAG
- the trmD gene encoding tRNA (guanine-N(1)-)-methyltransferase, whose translation MRIDVLTLFPEACEPFFAASILGRAQQAGGVSIRCHNIRSFTKDPHGKVDDRPFGGGPGMVMMCQPICDAVAAVESESPLPATRVLLTPQGERFTQAMAWEFSRCERLLLIAGRYEGFDERIRLGLSPREVSIGDYVLAGGEAAAMAIVDAVVRLLPGVLGDEESVVEESFSPADGMKPSPASQDAAGLLEYPHYTRPRVYEGMEVPEILLSGDHAKIKAWRREQAIRRTRTMRPDLLSGEVRRDGQGPTAADG comes from the coding sequence ATGCGGATCGATGTGCTGACATTATTCCCCGAGGCCTGCGAGCCGTTCTTCGCGGCCAGCATCCTCGGCCGGGCGCAGCAGGCGGGCGGCGTGTCGATCCGATGTCACAACATCCGGTCGTTTACGAAAGACCCGCACGGAAAGGTGGATGATCGGCCCTTCGGCGGCGGACCCGGCATGGTGATGATGTGCCAGCCGATCTGCGACGCGGTGGCGGCCGTCGAGAGCGAATCGCCGCTGCCTGCGACACGTGTCTTGTTGACACCGCAGGGCGAGCGATTCACGCAGGCGATGGCGTGGGAGTTTTCGCGGTGCGAGCGGCTGCTGCTGATTGCCGGCCGCTACGAAGGGTTTGACGAGCGGATTCGCCTCGGCCTGTCGCCGCGAGAAGTGTCGATCGGCGATTACGTGCTGGCCGGCGGCGAGGCGGCTGCGATGGCGATTGTCGATGCCGTCGTGCGGTTGCTGCCCGGTGTGCTGGGCGATGAGGAGTCGGTGGTCGAGGAGTCGTTCTCGCCGGCCGACGGAATGAAACCGAGTCCGGCCTCGCAGGATGCGGCCGGTTTGCTGGAATACCCGCATTACACGCGACCGCGTGTGTATGAGGGGATGGAAGTGCCGGAGATTCTGCTAAGCGGCGATCACGCGAAGATCAAAGCGTGGCGGCGCGAGCAGGCGATCCGGCGGACACGAACCATGAGGCCCGATTTGTTGTCGGGCGAGGTCCGGCGCGACGGCCAGGGGCCGACCGCTGCCGACGGTTGA
- the glcK gene encoding Glucokinase, which yields MTSDNRLYIGIDLGGTAIKGGLVQADGVIVENKSIPTEADRGVDHVIHRMVGLVREMSDRAGALQRVAEAVGLGVPGTLSHATGMVIAPPNLPGWRNVPIVRRLVEATGFRVVLENDANAAAWGEYCCGAGRGCRSMVMITLGTGVGGGFVFDGRLFRGSHESGAEVGHMIVVPGERLCGCGQRGCLEAYASASNTALRAVERLRAGESSRLRTVFESGAALTSEDVVTAAEQGDPLAREVWRETCELLATAMVSLQHTIDPERFVLAGGMSKAGDRLIAPVREAAARFASPIFGKPPDVCIALLGSDAGLVGAAMAARDA from the coding sequence ATGACAAGCGACAACCGTCTTTACATCGGCATCGACCTGGGCGGCACGGCGATCAAGGGCGGCCTCGTGCAGGCGGACGGCGTGATCGTGGAAAACAAATCGATCCCGACCGAGGCCGATCGCGGCGTCGACCATGTGATTCATCGAATGGTGGGGCTGGTTCGCGAGATGAGCGACCGCGCCGGCGCTCTGCAGCGCGTCGCGGAGGCCGTTGGACTGGGCGTGCCGGGGACGTTGAGCCACGCGACGGGAATGGTGATAGCGCCGCCGAATCTGCCGGGCTGGCGAAACGTGCCGATCGTCAGGCGCCTGGTGGAGGCGACAGGGTTTCGCGTGGTGCTGGAGAACGACGCGAACGCGGCAGCGTGGGGCGAATACTGCTGCGGCGCCGGGCGCGGCTGCCGGTCGATGGTGATGATTACCCTCGGCACCGGGGTCGGCGGGGGTTTCGTTTTTGACGGGCGTCTGTTTCGAGGCAGTCACGAGAGCGGGGCCGAGGTCGGCCACATGATCGTCGTGCCCGGCGAGCGGCTGTGCGGGTGCGGTCAGCGCGGCTGCCTGGAGGCGTACGCGTCGGCGAGCAACACGGCCCTTCGAGCGGTCGAGCGGTTGCGCGCGGGCGAGTCGTCGCGCCTGCGAACCGTGTTCGAGTCCGGCGCGGCCCTGACAAGTGAAGACGTGGTGACGGCTGCTGAACAAGGCGACCCGCTCGCGCGCGAAGTCTGGCGCGAGACCTGTGAGCTGCTCGCGACGGCCATGGTGAGCCTCCAGCATACGATCGACCCGGAGCGGTTTGTCCTCGCCGGCGGAATGAGCAAGGCGGGGGATCGATTGATCGCGCCGGTGCGCGAAGCCGCTGCGCGATTCGCGTCGCCAATTTTTGGAAAACCTCCCGATGTCTGCATCGCGTTGCTCGGCTCGGACGCGGGCCTCGTCGGCGCCGCGATGGCAGCTCGCGACGCATGA
- the tatD gene encoding Tat-linked quality control protein TatD gives MAGLIDSHCHLTYEGLIERIDHVIESARAAGVDEFITISTDLRDAARAQALAERRPSIHIVSGIHPHQAAQAEKDWEPALEAIVRRPDVYAVGEMGLDYHYDFSDRASQARVFEGQLAIAARVNKPVVIHCREAHDDVMAMLANFPRVRSVVFHCFTGTMTQAEQIWSRGYWLSLTGVVTFKKSDELREVARAMPGDRLMVETDSPYLSPEPVRSVRPNEPAHLAYTAACIARARGMSLDDLTHQSAENTRRFFGLPRGDATPASEAP, from the coding sequence ATGGCCGGGCTGATCGATTCTCACTGCCACCTGACGTATGAAGGCCTGATCGAGCGGATCGATCATGTCATCGAATCGGCACGCGCCGCGGGCGTGGACGAGTTCATCACGATCTCGACCGATCTGCGCGACGCCGCGCGGGCGCAGGCACTGGCCGAGCGGCGGCCGAGCATTCACATCGTCTCGGGGATTCACCCGCACCAGGCCGCGCAAGCCGAGAAAGACTGGGAGCCGGCGCTGGAGGCGATCGTGCGCCGACCCGACGTGTACGCCGTCGGCGAGATGGGGCTGGATTATCATTACGATTTTTCGGATCGCGCGTCGCAGGCGCGCGTGTTCGAGGGGCAACTGGCGATTGCCGCGCGCGTGAACAAACCGGTCGTGATTCATTGCCGCGAGGCGCACGATGATGTCATGGCGATGCTGGCGAACTTCCCGCGGGTGCGGTCGGTCGTGTTTCACTGTTTCACCGGCACGATGACGCAGGCCGAGCAGATCTGGTCGCGCGGGTATTGGTTGAGCCTCACCGGCGTCGTGACGTTCAAGAAGTCCGACGAGCTGCGCGAGGTGGCGCGCGCGATGCCCGGCGATCGCCTTATGGTCGAGACCGATTCGCCGTATCTTTCGCCCGAACCGGTGCGCAGCGTGCGACCGAACGAGCCTGCGCACCTTGCCTACACGGCGGCCTGCATCGCGCGGGCGCGTGGAATGAGCCTTGACGATCTGACGCACCAATCGGCGGAGAACACGCGCCGCTTTTTCGGCCTTCCGCGAGGCGACGCGACCCCAGCCAGCGAGGCGCCATGA
- the blc gene encoding Outer membrane lipoprotein Blc precursor — MELRKFRWVVGVLLGAGSLTGCQLFAPGPPLETVSSVDIARYMGTWYEIAKYPNGFEQGCFGVTAEYTLRDDGTVRVVNVCRNADGTRNERNIEGFATVADATTNSKLTVYFFFPFGAPYWIIDLDEDYQYAVVGDPSRTFLWILSRTPTLDEATYQGILDRLPAKGYDPARLELMPQFPAQSP; from the coding sequence ATGGAATTGCGAAAGTTCAGATGGGTGGTCGGAGTCTTGCTTGGCGCAGGGAGCCTGACGGGCTGCCAGTTGTTTGCGCCGGGTCCACCCTTGGAAACGGTCTCCAGCGTCGACATTGCCCGATACATGGGCACCTGGTACGAAATCGCCAAGTATCCGAACGGTTTCGAGCAGGGTTGCTTTGGCGTGACGGCCGAATACACCCTGCGCGACGACGGAACCGTTCGAGTTGTCAACGTCTGCCGCAACGCCGACGGCACGCGCAACGAGCGCAACATCGAGGGATTCGCGACGGTTGCTGACGCGACCACGAATTCCAAACTCACGGTTTACTTTTTCTTCCCGTTCGGCGCGCCGTACTGGATCATCGATCTCGATGAAGATTACCAGTACGCCGTCGTCGGCGACCCGAGCCGGACGTTTCTGTGGATTCTTAGCCGCACGCCCACGCTCGATGAGGCCACGTATCAGGGCATCCTCGATCGGCTTCCGGCCAAGGGCTACGATCCCGCGAGGCTTGAGTTGATGCCGCAATTTCCGGCGCAGTCGCCGTAA
- a CDS encoding Immunogenic protein MPT70 precursor, producing the protein MTKYRVNVLHVCAWVVGLSASHAMAGQKNIVETAVAAGSFKTLATALKAADLVETLSGKGPFTVLAPTDAAFAKLPAGALDNLLKNKDQLRAVLFQHVVSGEAMSKDVVKMASIKTLLGQTVPVDASHGVRIGSATVTQPDIACSNGVIHVIDSVLLPKNDLVETARNAGSFKTLLTALDAAGLTDTLRSEGPFTVFAPTDDAFAKLPKGTLDSLLKDKKKLASILTYHVVPGRVMAADVVKLKEAKTVQGQSVKIDTSSGVQVDGARVIKPDVKSDNGVIHVIDTVILPK; encoded by the coding sequence ATGACGAAGTATCGAGTGAACGTATTGCACGTTTGTGCATGGGTCGTCGGCCTTTCCGCGTCGCATGCCATGGCGGGCCAGAAGAACATCGTTGAGACGGCCGTGGCTGCCGGCAGCTTCAAGACTTTGGCGACGGCCCTGAAGGCGGCGGACCTCGTTGAAACGCTTAGCGGCAAGGGGCCGTTCACCGTTCTGGCGCCGACGGACGCGGCGTTCGCCAAGTTGCCCGCGGGGGCGCTGGACAATCTCCTGAAGAACAAAGATCAGCTCCGCGCCGTGCTGTTTCAGCACGTCGTGTCCGGCGAGGCGATGTCGAAGGATGTCGTGAAGATGGCATCGATCAAGACGCTGCTCGGGCAGACCGTTCCGGTCGATGCGAGCCACGGCGTTCGCATCGGGTCCGCCACGGTGACCCAGCCGGACATCGCATGCAGCAACGGCGTCATTCACGTGATCGACAGCGTTCTGCTGCCGAAGAACGACCTCGTCGAGACGGCGCGAAACGCCGGCAGTTTCAAGACGCTGTTGACCGCGCTGGATGCCGCCGGCCTAACGGACACGCTGCGGTCAGAAGGCCCCTTCACGGTGTTCGCGCCGACGGACGACGCGTTCGCCAAGCTGCCCAAAGGCACGCTCGATTCGCTGCTGAAGGACAAGAAGAAGCTGGCCTCGATCCTCACCTACCACGTCGTGCCGGGTCGCGTCATGGCGGCGGATGTCGTCAAGCTGAAGGAAGCAAAGACCGTGCAGGGTCAGTCCGTGAAGATCGACACGAGCAGCGGCGTCCAGGTGGACGGCGCGCGGGTCATCAAGCCCGATGTGAAGTCCGACAACGGCGTCATTCACGTGATCGACACGGTGATTCTGCCGAAGTAA